GGTACATAAATAGCAGGCAGGAGATCGTCGTGGTAGTATCCTCTGGCCACATAAGTGGGTAGCCCGTCTTCGTTGGTGCCGCACTGAACCGCTCCCTCGGGCGGCAGGTGGGCATCCGGAAAGCTGCCTCCGTCCAGATCTATGGGCACCCAATCGATGGGCAGCTTGGGCACTTCGGTGTCATCAAATTCCGGGGCCTCGGCGAAGTTTAGGTACACTCGGTGCACCCGTTGTCGGTCGCAGGTGCTTCTGCATTGGGGGCAGGTCCTGGATCTTTTTAGCCAGCGGGTGAGGCAGTCCTTGTGGAATACATGACCGCACCGGGTGGTTGAGAAAATGATGTCGTTGGCCCGGAAAAACTCGTTGCAAATTGCACATAAAATGTTAAGCGAAGGTGATGAGTCACTAGGGGGTGCAGTTTCCGCGATTTCTCCGGCGGTAGTTTCCATTTCAGTACTATTACTTTCCATATCTGCGTCTTAATAGACACTGAGCTATGAAGATTTATGGCTCCAAACTTTTAGTACCAATTTATTTCACAACAATGAGCGGATAACGATTCATATCAACTTTCCTGCTTTATTAGAGATGGCCTTTGGAGAATACCAAAATATACCAGAAAACTGTTATTTTCATAAGTTTGAATCttgatttaaaagttttttaatcaGCTTATAACATTTAAACAAGTAAAATGAGGGTAAGGGTGTTAATCAGTGTTAATCATAACTCTATGTTGGCTAAGTAAATTAGGTGCGCAATCGATTTGTGCTTCTCTTAGTAGAAGGGGGAATTCCGATGACATTCAACATTCCGAATctgttttaaaacatttaattgtgttAGAGCTTAAATGCACAAAGGCACTAAATTTATCGTTCAAGTttgacaataataaaaaaaataacttacGACTGCAATAGGAAAGTCGATTCCAAGAAAAGAGGATAGGTGTATATCGCCACCCTAGATAAAATATTGATCAACGTCTTGCCCGTTCTGTACAGGTAATAAGGATTacattacaaaataataataataattttacaaCTGCGAAAGAAGCGagattaaaaataatgtattatAACCTTATACCTatgtaattattatatataatttcgaATTTTATAGCttgaaaacgaagaaaagcTCTACAAATTTTcgacaaattttaaattttatttcagttaaCGGTTGTATTTGGTATTAATCAAAATTAGCTATCGATAAGTGGCACCAGGTACTTACGATACGCCATCGATCTGGCAACGCCGCGCGGTACGTGGCTTCGGGACAcggaaaacaattttacagGAAAAGCTAAACAAATTATGTACAATTCgcaataaaatcgaaaagatATAGGGACAGACACCAGTCGGGCAAGAGGAGCACAAAAGGCTTTATGAACTGTAAGTGCCTAGGACCAGATTCCCTTTTGTTTTCCTGCGTTCACCCGAATcctttcacttttaattgctaAGTTCAGCATACAACTACAAATGGGTATTCAGCTGATTTACAGCTAGTGCGTTTTCTCAATGGCAAAAATGGACTTTTCCCAACTTGCCGCCACTTCAATAGAAACAAGAAATTGTGCACATAATGTGCaaattttctgtttgttttggtttgccAAGATACAAACAATACATGCATACGTACGCAAGTACATAATACATACGTATATGTGTgtttggcacacacacatacgcataaACTGCGCTCTTTGTTTGCCGCCTATAAATAAACGCCAAAAAATGCGTACTAAATTATGCCATTTGTTGCTATTTACCTCTGCTTTGTGTACGTCAACAAAGCGTTATTATATAAACAGATACAAATCGGCAATCAGCTGTTTCTAACCAGAAAACCAGAAAAGCATTGTGATACGAAAGCTGGAATTTCAtggctttgtttatttgattgcttattgttaaacaatttttgaagTTGATAAGCCATAcattcatatgtatgtatgaataaGGCCATTTCACTATTAAACTAAATTTTTAGAACAGCTACTTGGACTCTCTTCCTGTGCCCTCTTCTGCATTCCTCCAAGCCTCTCTTTAGAGATCTAAGATATTCACACAAGTGGAGCAAATATTGCATCATGCGTATCGGGGATTTCCCTAATTTATTTAGCTGATATGTTCACTCGCAGCATTTACATGATTATGTTTTGGCGAATTTTGTTAATAGCTTCATAGTACgtttaaacaaaaaccatCTGCGTATGAgtgaattttataaaaacaaagattGGGGAATTCTTGCGATTTCCTGGAACTCTCTTCCTGCGCTCTCTTTGTGTGCTTcacactctctctcttttcgGAGAACGCAACTAGAGCGATTATTGCACCATGCGAAGCTTCCTATTTCATCATCCTCCTGGGCTGCTATAAAAG
This sequence is a window from Drosophila teissieri strain GT53w chromosome 2R, Prin_Dtei_1.1, whole genome shotgun sequence. Protein-coding genes within it:
- the LOC122615031 gene encoding uncharacterized protein LOC122615031 codes for the protein MESNSTEMETTAGEIAETAPPSDSSPSLNILCAICNEFFRANDIIFSTTRCGHVFHKDCLTRWLKRSRTCPQCRSTCDRQRVHRVYLNFAEAPEFDDTEVPKLPIDWVPIDLDGGSFPDAHLPPEGAVQCGTNEDGLPTYVARGYYHDDLLPAIYVPEKKAAYGSHSCSARVLTDDVEILVLTDCDHKWVPGQHGSYPQDALKTGYSELGEGTYTGRGLYEGILRLGKVHPSHKLMYMPHRGQEVSVNTYEVLVVTPRDQAER